The Papaver somniferum cultivar HN1 unplaced genomic scaffold, ASM357369v1 unplaced-scaffold_114, whole genome shotgun sequence region CTGTTCCACCGTGACAGCGGTCATCTAGTTAAGTATACGGGGAAGTCCATATTAATCACCACTTTATTTAGATGTCTAATATATTTTAGCATCAAGCACAATCATATAGGTTTCTGAAACAGGAATGACTTAATACACACACATAAAGCTCCTCCAAGGCAGCAAGAGTCATgattttacatatatatatatatatagcaatatAGTTCGCCATATTAGTAGATCAATCTTGTTTACTTTTCCTCGAGCAAACTGGTATCCAATTCCTTGGTAAAATCTTCCAGCATTTTTACAAAGTAAGTTGGATCAGGcacatcttcattttctttctcatATTGTACAGACCACTTCACAAGGCAGTTATTGTTCCCATTcctctttgttggagagatagtAAGTGTGTTAGCAAAACTCGAGTAACCTTTTGTGAGATCTCCTTCAAAAACTGTGGAAGTTAGTGACATGTTTGCATGGTCCACCGCAGTTATCTTCACTTTGGTCTGGACGCCAGAAGGTTTATCTCCTGTAAATCATGAATAGATATACTAATTTGGCTATGCATTAGTAGTTAAACGAGAAGAAGTTAAAAAATTGGATGTCACACAGAGACTTTACGTACCCTGTACATAGTCCCAAACAAATACACTTCCCAGACGAACTTGACCGTCTCCCGGGAGAACTTGGCAATTGTGGACTATTTGAGGAACATATTTTTGAAGCTTGGGTGCATCACGAGTCATCATAGTGTAAAACTTCTGCGCGGAACACTTAGCTTTGATTTCAACCTCTAGCTTATGAATTTGAGCCATTTTGCTTTAAATTTCAACCTCAAGATTATGTTGCTCGGTGAAGGTTATGAAAGTGATGTTTGAGTTTATATAGCCAGAAATCATGTTTACATAAATATATCATACCAAAGAATATGATTCTACCACTTGTTTATGTTTTTAATGGAAAGTGATTCGATTATTTGTTAATTGACAACAACTATTATCCAAGGATCAAAATGGGACACTGATCAGCGCAGCTACTAGGAGGATTACAACTGTGTCTGTTACCAGTCAAGAAATGCATAAAAATGGGGTTGGGGTTCCAATCTGTTTCGTATAATTAATTCTTCCTGCTTTATGTAAAATAGAAAAAATTAAGTAAGTGGTGCACTAGCCGAGAATTGGATATGTTCCAATTCCCTTCCTCTTCTTTTGAAAGGCAAAATTCAAGATGCGACCATTGAATGAAGAGATTATGCgtttttacttttgtttttatttatgatcGGTAATTTGATCGGTAAATATTTTGGTGTTGACGACATCAGCGAGATTTCCTTtatttggtattttttgcaccAATCGCTTGTTGTAATCTTAAATAGTTTCAATGTCTGGATTTTTTTTCACCAATTTAAGGTTGGAAAAAGAAGTAAAAAGTGCGTACTCTTGTTCAGAGAATCACAACGACTTTGTACCTAAGAAACTCAGAAGAAGCAGCAGGTAAATTTGTAGTTAAGCTTGAATATTCAAAAGCAAAACTCAGTATAAACGCTAATTTTATACTAAGgtcattaaacacaagttcaattaagaactccccacAGAGTCAAGGTCATTCCATCAAAAAAATTCCTTCTTCAGCTCTCAAGGTCACCCAATTACCTGAGTTGTAGATGTAGACATACAGCTAGATGATGAGAAATGAAGACAAACAAAttcaagaaaaatttataaagttTTTAAGAAACAGCAAAAATGAAACATTTAGAATGATACAATAGAAAAGTTGTATGGAGCTTTACAACGAGGTAGTGGGGAGTCACATAGGCCAGAGTTGCCCTTAAAAGAAGAAGCAGGAAATGCTGTGGTATGAGGAGGAATTTTCCCTGACAACTTGTTGTATGACACATCAAATTCTCGAGGCTCTTCAAGTTTATTACCCCTGAAGGTATACTTCCCGTAAACCCGTTCTTTTCAAGCTTTAGAGTCTTAAGATAACTCAACTTCCCGAGAGATTCTGGTATTGATCCTATTATTTGATTAATAGATAGTACTAATGTTTCAAGATATTCCATAGACTCCAGGTTTCCAATATCATCAATACGACCAACAAAACTATTGCAAGAAAGATCGATAAATCGAGCCAAGGATCTATCTCTTGGAAAAATCGAGCTTAATCCTCATGTGAAGTTGTTCAAGTGAAGATCAAGTTTGTCCAATGAAAGGTTCTTGAACTCTATTGGTATATGTGAATGGAAACCGTTGTTAGATAAATTCAGGGAAAATAAACTTGTCATGTTCCCTATCCATGCCCGGCAATACTCCGGCTAACATATTAGTGGATAAATCAAACTTGTTGAAGATAACCATTCCGGTAGTTTTCCCATTAACCCTGTTCGAGCTAAATATAGTTCCTCAAGGctcatttttgaaatccaactaGGTATGTTCACTAGACTTGGTGGGTTGAAAGACAAATCTAGGTGATATAATGTTGCATTTAGCTTAACTGGTTCAGAAGGAATTGGACCTGAACTAGTTAAGGTCAGTTTTCAGTTCAGAAGGAATTGGACCTGAACTAGTTAATGTTGCATTTAGCTTAACTAGTTCAGAAGGAATTTTCAGTTAAAAAATTGTTTGTAACGTGTAAAAAATAAACGGATGGTCCAGTATTCAAGCCCGTCTAGCCGGCCCGTGacagaagattccagaagttttCGGAAGTCATGTTatccaagttgcttgcacatcaagTTTATATCATAATTAGGGTATAAATGCATATATCCTAAACCCTAAGGAtatggaatcctaggttagctaaccacACATAACTATTGTAATCTCATATCAATATAATACCCTCCCTAtgggattcctccgtggatgtaggcaacacttgccgaaccacgttaaatctttgtGTTTTCTATTCATCTTTAATTTATGCTTTCTAACTAGTTCCAACAATcaacatcaaatcatcgtgtttagtgcctagaagtaATTTtcggtacaaacattggcgccgactaagaggAACGTGTAAAACGGCGGTGTTTTTCCGTTGAGAAAGTTGTGGTATAAATTTGCACGAAATTCCATGTAAGGTACAGCAAGGAACAAAAAACAAAtatggtaaagaaaaaaaaatagtgaaACCGTTGTGAACAGATGAAACACCGTTACGAAAAGGTGGCAAAAAGTGTGGCGAAACAGTATAAGAAGCTATACAGAACagtaacagaaataactgttgcagaACATGTTGCAAAAGATTCTTGTTCATCTAGCCTCCCAATCCAGAGCTGACACGTGTATGTTCTGTCATGTCAGCAACAAGGCACAGTCAGCACAGCCATGTCACCAAGCAACCTGGTTGGTTAAGCCAAATGTGGTGACACGTCATCCAACACCGTCCAGTAAGCAGCGACAAGTAAGCGACGACGAAGGCCACGTCATCAACGGTTGTCCAGTCAGCATATCTGCCACGTCATTAAACTTTTGGCAACTGTCACGCCTGCTTTCGCCATGTCATCACCGCTCGGGTGCCACGTCAGCGCCGCCGTCCTTGTCACCACTGCTACGTCATCCTTTTGATCCAGTCAACACTGCCACGTATGCAACAGCACGCGCGCTTGGTTCAgatcttgtttcgtcaataacttctttgtTTTAAGtctgaattgagtgatttttggctcgttggaatcgtctTTCAAGTCCCTACATCGTGGAATCAAAAATTACGGTGTTCAAGAAACTTTTATACGCACTTGGGgtagcaacatgatcgagttcgaggttcgtggatagcgacgtGATCGAGTTCGATGTTCGTGGATAGCGTCGtgatcgagttcgagatgaggatttcctatacccttcaatatttatcctTTCATCACTTCGCAAGcatctaaagcctcaccttgcacgtgagcacataagtcttgctctaatcgcaagcataaaatatcgccttgcacgcgagtatgaaacacttgcaccttggcaagcataaagtctcgtctcgaccacgagctcaatgcccgatattggtccaaagactcgtactcagcACAAGCAATACATCCATCCTGCCCGAGCAGCAAGCGCTATAACCTTGTTACGTTgggagcaaaaagccttgccccatccGCAAGTACACTACATCACACTCAAGACTCGACAGCTCTAGAGAATCACAAGTACAATACTTGGCAAAAAGTCTCACCTAGCATGTGAGAAAATTTTATTACAGGTAACTACAGTTGGGTGCGTCTTggtaatatctctactcacgcttgggggcgagttacatCATCAATGGTCGACTCCGAAGGAAAAAGAAACTTCTTAACCTCCaagggcgatgtttgtaccgtgtaaaaAATACACAGATGGTCAAGTATTCAAGCCCGTCTAGCCGGCCCTTGACAGAAGtttccagaagtttccagaagtcttgttgcccaaATTACTTGTACATCAAGTTTATATCATAATTAGggtataaatacatgtatcccaaATTGCTTGTACATTAAGTTTATATCATAATTAGGGTATAAATACCATGTTTTCCATGTGGTTTGAAAAAAAAACTCTGGCTCTCTGATTAATTAATTAAATGAAATCTTGAACGGATTTGGAAAATTATATTTTGCATAAAATATTACTGATTTTCTGGTATCATTAGAAAACGAACATGTTGAATTTCTGGGTAGTTGAACTAAATATTCGTTATGTCTCTCTACTAATACAACAAACACTAGCACATGAAACTCATGGAATGTATTGAAATTCGCAGCCGAATTCTACCTGTAGAATATACTGTGGACACCGTCAAAATGCATTGCTCATCTTGGGAAAGAAATAAATGATCCAAGTTCACATCTTTGCTGGGCATACACGGTAAATGCTCTAACTTAACCAAGGATGTTGAATACTAGTAATTTCGATAATTGCGGTGTAGTTacggaaaatcccacaactacactcAACGAGATGATAATAACATAAAGTCTAAGTCAAAAAAAAACATCTTCCTTTCTGataaagaaaaaaacacaaagtCTAAGTCATGAGAATCAACttaaacattaatgatattatacacCACTTTGACACTAATACGATCTTTCTCAATCACTTTGTATTGAATGTATGTTGTTCTTACAACGATTACAAAGATATTTGATATACAACAGTGGAAGAAATAGAGCTTGGAGTAAACTTTAATGGCTTCTCTCTTTTCTCTATAAGTGTTTCTTAGCTCTCTCACTTGACTGAATTCTACCACACTTACTATTAAAGGATAAACATGCATGTGCTATAAAGAGATCAATGTGCACGTCAAATGAAGACACCCAAGTGAATGACCATgggctaccaatcaagatacatgATGCTCAGTCAATGGAAATACTAGATTATAGGATCAAGTCAAATAATAAATCCTGTAATGTAGATAGATAAAGTTTCACCTAGTCAAGATATAGGTTGTTACTCTAtcttctaggttttgtatcctatCACCTATAAATAGGATCAATCATATAAACGTAATTTTATCCCACTACATTAAGTTCGGGAGatcaatctaattcaccctaTGGGGTTCTGTCAGTGAACGCAGGCGTTAGTGTCGAACCACTTTAATCATTGTCTTCTTTGATTTCGTTTTCTCTAATCGATGATCCAttgatacccataatttattatggtatcagagctgggAGATCCGCTCAAACTGCTTCCGCTTTCTATCAGTTTTTATTATGGTCGCCTCGAATTTATTCCAGATAATCTTCAGTAGTAGTATGGTTTGCTTATTAATCAGCGACTCTTATCTCAGTTAGAGTTATAATCGTATGACTCTTTCCAAATCTGTAATCATTGTTTATGTTTTATTCTCCTCGAATATATATTGCTTATATGTCTGGCTAATATCACCATAGTCTTCTTTGGTTTAGGGAAAAGTTGTCTCTTTATTTGTAAGATTGTGTCTATGTCTTCAGTCAAATTTTATCTTTATTGTTGTTATCAACTTAGATTTTTTTTCCCGCTCTTGCCCGATATCTTAAGGGATTATTCATCAAATCACAATCCATTCATCATGGGTTATCAAATTTCCTTTTAGATCTTTATCTATGATCTTTTTGTTTTCATCAGAGATATATGTGTTATCATGACTcaaattttttgttcattttgtcAGGAACATTCAAAGGTTTTGTTTCttccatcaattttttttttaatttctgcaTATGGGTTACAGATTGCAGAGTCAAGTTTTTATGCTCATTGTTGGCTCATAGTTCTTATCAGTGAACAAAGATAATAGTATTTCTTGTTATCTCTCAACTTCATGAATTTTCTTCTCATAGTTTATGACTATGTATGGGTTCAGTATAACCTAAATAATAGATTTTTGCGTCAAAATCAAAATCGGTTTAGTATaacataactccaaaatcttttcGAATTGGATATCAATAACTAAGCCATATCCGGCATTGTCCCGTTGGCTATCAGATCATCGTGTGAACTCATCCACGGTATTTTACCTTTTCTCACATCCATGAATCAATCTAGATATTTTTCATCTCCAAATTGCATCTTTTAATACCCATGTCTGTTTGCGCAATTGGGTTTGGATCAATTTTTCACAGTATGGAGGATTTATTATATAAAactataccagtttttgtatggCTTATCTCTATTTCTTTGCAATCAACAATCCAATATATTAGTATCCAATCAAGTCCATTAAACAACCAGAAGATCCACCATTCCGTATATCTTCTCAAACTttgaatatttttctgctgcttctGTATCTTTGTTCAAGTGTTCAAGTTCTGTGGTCCGTGATTGAAGCTAAAAGTTCAACTTATAGGGTTTAGGTTATAGAGTCTTTTCCCGAAGATTTTTCAAGTTGTACACTTCAAGAAATTTTtgtgtccaacttgaggggggtattagaGGATAAACATGCATATGCTATAAAGATATTAATGTGCACGTCAAATGAAGACATCCAAGTGAATGACCATgggctaccaatcaagatacatgATGCTTAGTCAATGAAAATACTATATTATAGGATCAAGTCAAATAATAAATTCTGTAATGTAGATAAATAAAGTTTCACCTAGTCAAAATATCGGTTGTTACTCTAtcttctaggttttgtatcctatCACCTATAAATAGGATCAATCATGTAAATGTAATTTTATCTCACTACATTAAGTGTCGAA contains the following coding sequences:
- the LOC113328660 gene encoding MLP-like protein 43, translating into MAQIHKLEVEIKAKCSAQKFYTMMTRDAPKLQKYVPQIVHNCQVLPGDGQVRLGSVFVWDYVQGDKPSGVQTKVKITAVDHANMSLTSTVFEGDLTKGYSSFANTLTISPTKRNGNNNCLVKWSVQYEKENEDVPDPTYFVKMLEDFTKELDTSLLEEK